The window CCGCACCCGGCGCAGCACCTCGATGCCGTCCACGCCCGGCAGCATCACGTCAAGGATCACCAGGTCCGGCGTCCGGTCCCGCAGCGCCCGCACGCCCGCCTCGCCGTCCCCGGCCGTCTCCACGAGGTACCCCTCGTACTGCAGGCCGCGTTCCAGCACCCGGCGAATCCCGGGATCGTCGTCAATCACCAGAATCCGCGTGCTCATCCCCCCATTCTAGTCGGTGCCTTCCGGGGGCCTGCGCGCCTCAGCCGGGCCACAGCTTCCCTCCCGCTCCCCCCCAGGACCGGTCGGTACGCTCGGCGCATGCTGTACCGTCCCTCCCTTCCGGAGCGCTTCCAGTTCGGCAGCGCGGTCGTGCAGCGCGTCCTGGCCCACGTGGGCGCCCAGACGCTCGAGGTTCTGGTGCAGGAGGCCCGCGGGGCGAGCCTGCTGCGCCGCCTGCCGCCCACCCGCACCGCGCAGGGCAGCGCCCTGTCGCTGCGGGCCCGCTCGGGCGCCCCGGTGGCGGCCGTGCAGGACGTGCAGGTGGATGAACCCAGCGGACACATCCGCGCGTACGTGCTCCGCGCGACGGACGGCACACCCGTAACGGTCCCCGCCGAGGACACCTACTGGTGGCGGGGGGAGCTGTACGGCACCAGCCGCGCCCTGCGGGCCGTGCGCCGCTCCGGCAAACCCCGCCGTGCCGCTGCCCAGCGCAGCCCTCTGGGCGCCCTGGCCCTCTAGGGCCTTCAGCGGAGCCTCAGGTTTCCTCCGGGTGGGCGTCAGGGACGCCATTTAAGCTTCACGTGTCGTGACCTTCAGGCGCCCTGCCTGTCCCGGCCGGAGCTTCCCGGCCTGCGACGCCGTACCCCAGACCGCTGAACGTGACGGACGATCCCGGGTTTCCAGCCTGTCCGTCACGTTCCCTTTTGACCCGTACGGCAGCCGGTCAGGACGGTGCTCTTGGTTCCGCAGGAAACCCCTGCCGTGTTGCCCTGGGTTCCTGGCGCGTTGTTGCTTCACTGCGGGTCTTCAAGGCTCTCCTTTACCGGTCGTGCCGGCGCTTGTCTTCGTACATGCGTTCGTCGGCCAGGCGCAGCAGCACCGCCCCCAGCGGGTCATCGGGCGTCAGGGTCGCCACGCCCACATCCAGCAGGACCTGTTCTCCGGGCTGGCCCTCGGCTGCGGCCTGCTGCACGCTGCGCCGCACCAGCCGGCCCTCGGCCTCCGTCGCGCCAGGCAGCAGCACGGCGAACTCGTCGCCGCCCCACCGGAAGGCCAGGTAGCGGTCCGGGGCGGGGTGGGAGGGTCGGTCGCCGGCCCCCCGACGGTGCCCGGGCACCCAGGTTCGGTTCCCGCTCGCGAGCGGCTGGCTGAGCACGTTACCCAGGTGCCGCAGCGCCTCGTCGCCGGCGGCGTGCCCGAACGTGTCGTTCAGACGCTTGAAGCGGTGCACGTCCATCAGCAGCAGCGTCAGCGGCGAGCCGTGCACCCGCGCGGCGTCCAGTTCCAGCCGCAGCGTCTCGTTGAACGCCCGGCGGTTGGGCAGCCCCGTGAGGTCGTCGGTGCGGGCTGCGGCGGTGATCTCCTCCCGCAGCCGGACCTCGTGCAGAATCAGTGACGCCTGCACCCCGAACGAGGCGGCGAGGTCCACGGAGTCGTCCGCGAAGGCGTCCGGGTCCGTCAGCGAGTCGATGTTCAGCAGGGCGGTGACCTGCCCCGCGTACAGGATCGGGACGGTGATGTTGGCCTGAATGGTGTCCAGGCTCGCCAGGTTCCCCTCGATCAGCCGATCCCCCTGCAGGTACCGCTGTCCCTGCTCGACCAGCGCGGAGCCGCGCGCGACCCGGGGCACGCCCCGGGACCACGACTCCAGCCCCAGGCCGTACCAGCGGTCCCGGGAGTCCTCCAGGCGGAACGACACCTGGGTCAGTTCCTCCTCGTCGTGCGTCTGCGAGGCCACGTACCGGAAGCAGTCGCCGTCGAACACGGCCAGGGAGCCGGTCTCCGCGCCCGGAATGGTGGCGATGGCATGCCGCAGCAGCTCCTGGTAGGCCAGCGTGTGCGCGCCGCCCAGCAGGTCGCGGTGCAGGGCCTGCAGCGTGTGCAGGTGCCGGTCGGCCTGCAGCCGTTCCAGTTCCGAGCCGACGGCCAGAGCCAGCAGCCGCAGCGTGGCCTGCTCCGCCGCCGTCCAGGCGCGGCCCGGCGCCCAGATCCACAGGGCGTACCGGGCGCGGTACCGGCCATGCAGAGGCAGCAGCAGGCCGCCCGGCCGCAGGGCCGCGGTACCGGTTCGCAGCGCGGCGAGATCGTTCAGGGCGAGCGGGACGTCCTGCGGCGTTCCGGCGTCCCAGGCCCGCAGGCGGCGCAGGCCCCCGGCGCGCACCTGCAGCCCGGCCACGCCCGCCACGCCGAACGTGCCGTGCACCCACCGGGCGGCGCCTGCCAGGTCCGCCGGACCGGTCGAGGTGCCCACCAGCTCCGTGAGCACCTCGGCCAGGGACGCGGTCAGCCGTTCAGCGCTGACCCCGCCGGGCGCGGCGGCGGACGGGTCAGGCAGAGGGGAGGGAAAGTCGGTCATGAGGGGAGGGCCGGGACGTCCGGGATGCCGTGATGCTAGCCTGCCTGACCCGCGCCTGTCCCCTCACGTTCCCCGGCCCACCCGACAGATGAAGGCCCGCCGGGTCGGGCCCCGGTCAGGCGAGTTCGACGACGCTGGCGTCGCTGATGGTGAGCTTGTGCGAGTTCGGCAGCTGCTGCCGGCCCCGGACCTGGGCCCGCACGCCGATCAGGCAGTCCTGCAGCCGGCGGTCCACGTTCTCGATGATGGCGCCGGCGTCCACGGCGCTGTGTTCGATCTCGGCGTGGCGGATCACGCTGTCCCGGCCGATGCTGGTGAATGGCCCGATGTAGGCGTCCTCCACCACCACGTTCTCTCCCAGCATGACCGGGCCGAGCAG is drawn from Deinococcus ficus and contains these coding sequences:
- a CDS encoding sensor domain-containing diguanylate cyclase, whose product is MTDFPSPLPDPSAAAPGGVSAERLTASLAEVLTELVGTSTGPADLAGAARWVHGTFGVAGVAGLQVRAGGLRRLRAWDAGTPQDVPLALNDLAALRTGTAALRPGGLLLPLHGRYRARYALWIWAPGRAWTAAEQATLRLLALAVGSELERLQADRHLHTLQALHRDLLGGAHTLAYQELLRHAIATIPGAETGSLAVFDGDCFRYVASQTHDEEELTQVSFRLEDSRDRWYGLGLESWSRGVPRVARGSALVEQGQRYLQGDRLIEGNLASLDTIQANITVPILYAGQVTALLNIDSLTDPDAFADDSVDLAASFGVQASLILHEVRLREEITAAARTDDLTGLPNRRAFNETLRLELDAARVHGSPLTLLLMDVHRFKRLNDTFGHAAGDEALRHLGNVLSQPLASGNRTWVPGHRRGAGDRPSHPAPDRYLAFRWGGDEFAVLLPGATEAEGRLVRRSVQQAAAEGQPGEQVLLDVGVATLTPDDPLGAVLLRLADERMYEDKRRHDR